The Desmodus rotundus isolate HL8 chromosome 3, HLdesRot8A.1, whole genome shotgun sequence genome includes a region encoding these proteins:
- the C3H1orf210 gene encoding type III endosome membrane protein TEMP yields the protein MSETNQTVVGPSELPTASAMSPGPGTGARTWPVLLGVVLGAVVLSVLIALAAKCHLCHRYLTSYQHRRLPETRKGICPEMGEDEDDDGFIEDNYIQPGAGGLGTEGSRNHFSL from the exons ATGAGTGAGACAAACCAAA CCGTCGTGGGGCCCTCGGAGCTCCCCACAGCATCAGCCATGTCCCCTGGACCAGGCACCGGGGCCCGGACCTGGCCTGTGCTGCTGGGGGTTGTGCTTGGAGCTGTGGTCCTTTCTGTCCTCATTGCACTTGCTGCCAAATGCCACCTCTGCCACAGATACCTCACCAGCTACCAGCACCGCCGGCTGCCAGAGACAAGGAAGGGCATCTGCCCGGAGATGGGTgaagatgaggatgatgatggctTCATTGAGGACAATTACATTCAGCCTGGGGCCGGTGGGCTGGGAACGGAGGGTAGCAGGAACCACTTCTCCCTCTGA
- the TIE1 gene encoding tyrosine-protein kinase receptor Tie-1 isoform X1 — MVWLGPPLLLPIVFLASHVGTAVDLTLLADLRRTEPHRFYLTCVSGEAGAGRGSDAWGPALLLEKDDRIVRTPRPRSPPQLVRNGSQQITLRGFSKPSDLVGVFSCVGGSGAPRTRVLYVHNSPGAQLLPDKVTHTVNKGDTAVLAARVLKEKQTDVIWKSNGSYFYTLDWHEAQDEQFLLRLPNAQPSMSGIYSATYLEASPLGSAFFRLIVRGCGAGRWGPGCTKECPGCLHGGVCHDQDGQCVCPPGFTGTRCEQACREGHFGQRCQEQCPSPSGCRGFTFCLPDPYGCSCGSGWRGSQCQEACAPGHFGADCSLQCQCQNGGTCDRFSGCVCPSGWHGVHCEKSDRIPQILDVASELEFNLGTRPRISCAASGNPFPVRGSMELRKPDGTVLLSTKAIVEPDRTTAEFEVPHLALGDSGLWECRVSTSGGQDSRRFKVNVKVPPVPLTAPRLLAKQSRQLVVSPLVSYSGDGPITSIRLHYRPQDSTMAWSAIVVDPSENVTLMNLRSRTGYNVRVQLSRPGEGGEGAWGPPTLMTTDCPEPSLQPWLEGWHVEGPDRLRVSWSLPSTPGPLVGDGFLLRLWDGARGQERRENISSPQARTALLTRLTPGIHYQLDVRLYHCTLLGPASPPTRVLLPLSGPPAPQHVHAQALSDSEIQLMWQRPEAPAGPISKYIVEVQVAGGSGDPLWIDVDRPEETSTTVRGLNASTRYLFRVRASVQGPGDWSNTVEESTLGNGLQSEGPVQEIRAAKEGLDQQLILAVVGSMSATCLTILAALLTLVCIRRTCLHRRRTFTYQSGSGEETILQFSSGTLTLTRRPKPQPEPLNYPVLEWEDITFEDLIGEGNFGQVIRAMIKKDGLKMNAAIKMLKEYASENDHRDFAGELEVLCKLGHHPNIINLLGACENRGYLYIAIEYAPYGNLLDFLRKSRVLETDPAFAREHGTASTLSSRQLLRFASDAANGMQYLSEKQFIHRDLAARNVLVGENLASKIADFGLSRGEEVYVKKTMGRLPVRWMAIESLNYSVYTTKSDVWSFGVLLWEIVSLGGTPYCGMTCAELYEKLPQGYRMEQPRNCDDEVYELMRQCWRDRPYERPPFAQIALQLGRMLEARKAYVNMSLFENFTYAGIDATAEEA, encoded by the exons ATGGTCTGGCTGGGGCCCCCATTGCTGCTCCCCATCGTCTTCCTGGCTTCTCATGTTG GCACAGCTGTTGACCTGACGCTGCTGGCTGACCTGCGCCGCACGGAGCCACACCGGTTCTACCTCACCTGTGTGTCCGGGGAGGCTGGCGCTGGCAGGGGCTCAGACGCCTGGGGCCCGGCCCTGCTGCTGGAGAAGGACGACCGCATCGTGCGCACACCCCGGCCCCGGTCCCCACCGCAGCTGGTCCGCAACGGCTCGCAGCAGATCACGCTGCGTGGCTTTTCGAAGCCCTCCGACCTGGTGGGCGTCTTCTCCTGCGTGGGCGGCTCCGGGGCCCCACGCACCCGCGTCCTCTATGTACACAACAGCCCGGGAG CCCAGCTGCTCCCAGACAAAGTCACACACACGGTGAACAAAGGCGACACGGCTGTGCTTGCCGCGCGTGTGCTCAAGGAGAAGCAGACCGATGTGATCTGGAAGAGCAACG GATCCTACTTCTATACCCTGGACTGGCATGAGGCCCAGGATGAGCAGTTCCTGCTGCGGCTCCCAAATGCACAGCCATCAATGAGCGGCATCTACAGTGCCACCTACCTGGAAGCCAGCCCCCTGGGCAGCGCCTTCTTTCGGCTCATCGTGCGGG GCTGTGGGGCAGGGCGCTGGGGACCAGGCTGTACCAAGGAATGCCCAGGGTGCCTGCATGGAGGTGTCTGCCATGACCAGGACGGCCAGTGTGTGTGCCCCCCTGGATTCACTGGTACCCGCTGTGAGCAGG CCTGCAGAGAGGGCCATTTTGGGCAGAGATGCCAGGAGCAGTGCCCAAGTCCATCAGGCTGCCGGGGCTTCACCTTCTGCCTCCCAGACCCGTATGGCTGTTCCTGTGGATCTGGCTGGAGAGGaagccagtgccaggaag CCTGTGCCCCTGGTCATTTTGGGGCTGATTGCAGCCTCCAGTGCCAGTGTCAGAATGGCGGCACTTGTGACCGCTTCAGTGGCTGTGTGTGCCCCTCCGGGTGGCATGGAGTGCACTGTGAGAAGTCAG ACCGGATCCCCCAGATCCTAGATGTGGCCTCAGAACTGGAGTTCAACTTGGGGACGAGGCCCCGGATCAGCTGTGCCGCTTCAGGGAACCCCTTCCCAGTGCGGGGCAGCATGGAGCTCCGCAAGCCTGACGGCACTGTCCTCCTG tcTACTAAGGCCATTGTAGAGCCAGATAGGACTACTGCTGAGTTCGAGGTGCCACATTTGGCTCTCGGGGACAGTGGGCTCTGGGAATGCCGTGTGTCCACGTCTGGTGGTCAAGACAGCCGGCGCTTCAAGGTCAATGTCAAAG TGCCCCCAGTGCCCCTGACTGCGCCTAGGCTCCTGGCCAAGCAGAGCCGCCAGCTTGTGGTGTCCCCGCTGGTCTCCTACTCTGGAGATGGACCCATTACCTCTATCCGCCTGCACTACCGGCCCCAGGACAGCACCATGGCCTGGTCTGCCATTGTGG TGGACCCCAGTGAGAATGTGACGTTAATGAACCTGAGGTCGAGGACAGGATACAATGTTCGTGTGCAGCTGAGCAGACCAGGGGAAGGCGGGGAAGGGGCCTGGGGGCCTCCCACCCTCATGACCACAGACTGTCCTG AACCCTCCTTGCAGCCATGGCTGGAGGGCTGGCATGTGGAGGGCCCTGACCGGTTGCGAGTGAGCTGGTCCTTACCCTCGACGCCTGGGCCACTGGTGGGCGATGGTTTCCTGCTGCGCCTGTGGGATGGGGCACGGGGACAGGAGCGGCGGGAGAACATCTCATCCCCCCAGGCCCGCACCGCCCTCCTGACTAGACTCACGCCTGGCATCCACTACCAGCTGGATGTGCGGCTCTACCACTGCACCCTCCTGGGCCCAGCCTCGCCCCCCACACGTGTGCTTCTGCCCCTCAGCG ggcccccagcccctcaaCACGTCCATGCTCAGGCCCTCTCAGATTCTGAGATCCAGCTGATGTGGCAGCGCCCAGAGGCTCCGGCTGGGCCTATATCCAAGTACATCGTGGAGGTGCAGGTGGCTGGGGGCTCAGGAGACCCACTGTGGATAGACGTGGACAGGCCCGAGGAGACAAGCACCACTGTTCGGGGCCTCAATGCCAGCACACGCTACCTCTTCCGTGTGCGGGCCAGTGTCCAGGGTCCCGGTGACTGGAGCAATACGGTAGAAGAGTCTACCCTGGGCAACG GGCTGCAGAGTGAGGGCCCAGTTCAAGAGATCCGGGCAGCTAAAGAAGGCCTAGATCAACAGCTGATCCTGGCTGTGGTGGGCTCCATGTCTGCCACCTGCCTCACCATCCTAGCCGCCCTCCTAACCCTGGTGTGCATCCGCAGAACTTGCCTGCACCGCAGACGCACCTTCACCTACCAGTCAGGATCG GGTGAGGAGACCATCCTGCAGTTCAGCTCAGGCACGTTGACACTGACCCGGCGACCAAAACCACAGCCTGAGCCTCTGAATTACCCGGTGCTAGAGTGGGAGGACATCACCTTTGAGGACCTCATCGGGGAGGGGAACTTTGGCCAGGTCATCCGGGCCATGATCAAGAAGGACGGGCTCAAGATGAACGCAGCCATCAAGATGTTGAAAG AATATGCCTCTGAAAATGACCATCGTGACTTTGCGGGAGAACTGGAAGTTCTGTGCAAATTGGGGCATCACCCCAATATCATTAACCTCTTGGGAGCCTGTGAGAACCGCG gttACTTGTATATCGCTATTGAATATGCCCCCTATGGGAACCTGCTAGACTTTCTACGGAAAAGCCGGGTCCTGGAAACGGACCCAGCTTTTGCCCGAGAACATGGAACAGCCTCCACCCTCAGCTCCCGGCAGCTGCTGCGTTTTGCCAGTGATGCTGCCAATGGCATGCAGTACCTGAGTGAGAAgcag TTCATCCACAGGGACCTGGCTGCCCGAAATGTGCTGGTCGGAGAGAACCTGGCCTCCAAGATTGCCGACTTTGGCCTTTCTCGCGGGGAGGAGGTTTATGTGAAGAAGACAATG GGTCGTCTCCCTGTGCGCTGGATGGCCATTGAGTCCCTGAACTACAGTGTCTATACCACCAAGAGTGATGT CTGGTCTTTTGGGGTCCTCCTCTGGGAGATTGTGAGCCTTG GGGGCACACCCTACTGTGGCATGACCTGTGCTGAGCTCTATGAGAAGCTGCCTCAGGGCTACCGCATGGAGCAGCCTAGGAACTGTGATGATGAAGT GTACGAGCTGATGCGTCAGTGCTGGCGGGACCGTCCCTATGAGCGACCTCCGTTTGCCCAGATTGCACTGCAGTTGGGCCGAATGCTGGAAGCCAGGAAG GCCTATGTGAACATGTCACTGTTTGAGAACTTCACTTACGCGGGCATCGACGCTACGGCTGAGGAGGCCTGA
- the TIE1 gene encoding tyrosine-protein kinase receptor Tie-1 isoform X2 has product MVWLGPPLLLPIVFLASHVGTAVDLTLLADLRRTEPHRFYLTCVSGEAGAGRGSDAWGPALLLEKDDRIVRTPRPRSPPQLVRNGSQQITLRGFSKPSDLVGVFSCVGGSGAPRTRVLYVHNSPGAQLLPDKVTHTVNKGDTAVLAARVLKEKQTDVIWKSNGSYFYTLDWHEAQDEQFLLRLPNAQPSMSGIYSATYLEASPLGSAFFRLIVRGCGAGRWGPGCTKECPGCLHGGVCHDQDGQCVCPPGFTGTRCEQACREGHFGQRCQEQCPSPSGCRGFTFCLPDPYGCSCGSGWRGSQCQEACAPGHFGADCSLQCQCQNGGTCDRFSGCVCPSGWHGVHCEKSDRIPQILDVASELEFNLGTRPRISCAASGNPFPVRGSMELRKPDGTVLLSTKAIVEPDRTTAEFEVPHLALGDSGLWECRVSTSGGQDSRRFKVNVKVPPVPLTAPRLLAKQSRQLVVSPLVSYSGDGPITSIRLHYRPQDSTMAWSAIVVDPSENVTLMNLRSRTGYNVRVQLSRPGEGGEGAWGPPTLMTTDCPGPPAPQHVHAQALSDSEIQLMWQRPEAPAGPISKYIVEVQVAGGSGDPLWIDVDRPEETSTTVRGLNASTRYLFRVRASVQGPGDWSNTVEESTLGNGLQSEGPVQEIRAAKEGLDQQLILAVVGSMSATCLTILAALLTLVCIRRTCLHRRRTFTYQSGSGEETILQFSSGTLTLTRRPKPQPEPLNYPVLEWEDITFEDLIGEGNFGQVIRAMIKKDGLKMNAAIKMLKEYASENDHRDFAGELEVLCKLGHHPNIINLLGACENRGYLYIAIEYAPYGNLLDFLRKSRVLETDPAFAREHGTASTLSSRQLLRFASDAANGMQYLSEKQFIHRDLAARNVLVGENLASKIADFGLSRGEEVYVKKTMGRLPVRWMAIESLNYSVYTTKSDVWSFGVLLWEIVSLGGTPYCGMTCAELYEKLPQGYRMEQPRNCDDEVYELMRQCWRDRPYERPPFAQIALQLGRMLEARKAYVNMSLFENFTYAGIDATAEEA; this is encoded by the exons ATGGTCTGGCTGGGGCCCCCATTGCTGCTCCCCATCGTCTTCCTGGCTTCTCATGTTG GCACAGCTGTTGACCTGACGCTGCTGGCTGACCTGCGCCGCACGGAGCCACACCGGTTCTACCTCACCTGTGTGTCCGGGGAGGCTGGCGCTGGCAGGGGCTCAGACGCCTGGGGCCCGGCCCTGCTGCTGGAGAAGGACGACCGCATCGTGCGCACACCCCGGCCCCGGTCCCCACCGCAGCTGGTCCGCAACGGCTCGCAGCAGATCACGCTGCGTGGCTTTTCGAAGCCCTCCGACCTGGTGGGCGTCTTCTCCTGCGTGGGCGGCTCCGGGGCCCCACGCACCCGCGTCCTCTATGTACACAACAGCCCGGGAG CCCAGCTGCTCCCAGACAAAGTCACACACACGGTGAACAAAGGCGACACGGCTGTGCTTGCCGCGCGTGTGCTCAAGGAGAAGCAGACCGATGTGATCTGGAAGAGCAACG GATCCTACTTCTATACCCTGGACTGGCATGAGGCCCAGGATGAGCAGTTCCTGCTGCGGCTCCCAAATGCACAGCCATCAATGAGCGGCATCTACAGTGCCACCTACCTGGAAGCCAGCCCCCTGGGCAGCGCCTTCTTTCGGCTCATCGTGCGGG GCTGTGGGGCAGGGCGCTGGGGACCAGGCTGTACCAAGGAATGCCCAGGGTGCCTGCATGGAGGTGTCTGCCATGACCAGGACGGCCAGTGTGTGTGCCCCCCTGGATTCACTGGTACCCGCTGTGAGCAGG CCTGCAGAGAGGGCCATTTTGGGCAGAGATGCCAGGAGCAGTGCCCAAGTCCATCAGGCTGCCGGGGCTTCACCTTCTGCCTCCCAGACCCGTATGGCTGTTCCTGTGGATCTGGCTGGAGAGGaagccagtgccaggaag CCTGTGCCCCTGGTCATTTTGGGGCTGATTGCAGCCTCCAGTGCCAGTGTCAGAATGGCGGCACTTGTGACCGCTTCAGTGGCTGTGTGTGCCCCTCCGGGTGGCATGGAGTGCACTGTGAGAAGTCAG ACCGGATCCCCCAGATCCTAGATGTGGCCTCAGAACTGGAGTTCAACTTGGGGACGAGGCCCCGGATCAGCTGTGCCGCTTCAGGGAACCCCTTCCCAGTGCGGGGCAGCATGGAGCTCCGCAAGCCTGACGGCACTGTCCTCCTG tcTACTAAGGCCATTGTAGAGCCAGATAGGACTACTGCTGAGTTCGAGGTGCCACATTTGGCTCTCGGGGACAGTGGGCTCTGGGAATGCCGTGTGTCCACGTCTGGTGGTCAAGACAGCCGGCGCTTCAAGGTCAATGTCAAAG TGCCCCCAGTGCCCCTGACTGCGCCTAGGCTCCTGGCCAAGCAGAGCCGCCAGCTTGTGGTGTCCCCGCTGGTCTCCTACTCTGGAGATGGACCCATTACCTCTATCCGCCTGCACTACCGGCCCCAGGACAGCACCATGGCCTGGTCTGCCATTGTGG TGGACCCCAGTGAGAATGTGACGTTAATGAACCTGAGGTCGAGGACAGGATACAATGTTCGTGTGCAGCTGAGCAGACCAGGGGAAGGCGGGGAAGGGGCCTGGGGGCCTCCCACCCTCATGACCACAGACTGTCCTG ggcccccagcccctcaaCACGTCCATGCTCAGGCCCTCTCAGATTCTGAGATCCAGCTGATGTGGCAGCGCCCAGAGGCTCCGGCTGGGCCTATATCCAAGTACATCGTGGAGGTGCAGGTGGCTGGGGGCTCAGGAGACCCACTGTGGATAGACGTGGACAGGCCCGAGGAGACAAGCACCACTGTTCGGGGCCTCAATGCCAGCACACGCTACCTCTTCCGTGTGCGGGCCAGTGTCCAGGGTCCCGGTGACTGGAGCAATACGGTAGAAGAGTCTACCCTGGGCAACG GGCTGCAGAGTGAGGGCCCAGTTCAAGAGATCCGGGCAGCTAAAGAAGGCCTAGATCAACAGCTGATCCTGGCTGTGGTGGGCTCCATGTCTGCCACCTGCCTCACCATCCTAGCCGCCCTCCTAACCCTGGTGTGCATCCGCAGAACTTGCCTGCACCGCAGACGCACCTTCACCTACCAGTCAGGATCG GGTGAGGAGACCATCCTGCAGTTCAGCTCAGGCACGTTGACACTGACCCGGCGACCAAAACCACAGCCTGAGCCTCTGAATTACCCGGTGCTAGAGTGGGAGGACATCACCTTTGAGGACCTCATCGGGGAGGGGAACTTTGGCCAGGTCATCCGGGCCATGATCAAGAAGGACGGGCTCAAGATGAACGCAGCCATCAAGATGTTGAAAG AATATGCCTCTGAAAATGACCATCGTGACTTTGCGGGAGAACTGGAAGTTCTGTGCAAATTGGGGCATCACCCCAATATCATTAACCTCTTGGGAGCCTGTGAGAACCGCG gttACTTGTATATCGCTATTGAATATGCCCCCTATGGGAACCTGCTAGACTTTCTACGGAAAAGCCGGGTCCTGGAAACGGACCCAGCTTTTGCCCGAGAACATGGAACAGCCTCCACCCTCAGCTCCCGGCAGCTGCTGCGTTTTGCCAGTGATGCTGCCAATGGCATGCAGTACCTGAGTGAGAAgcag TTCATCCACAGGGACCTGGCTGCCCGAAATGTGCTGGTCGGAGAGAACCTGGCCTCCAAGATTGCCGACTTTGGCCTTTCTCGCGGGGAGGAGGTTTATGTGAAGAAGACAATG GGTCGTCTCCCTGTGCGCTGGATGGCCATTGAGTCCCTGAACTACAGTGTCTATACCACCAAGAGTGATGT CTGGTCTTTTGGGGTCCTCCTCTGGGAGATTGTGAGCCTTG GGGGCACACCCTACTGTGGCATGACCTGTGCTGAGCTCTATGAGAAGCTGCCTCAGGGCTACCGCATGGAGCAGCCTAGGAACTGTGATGATGAAGT GTACGAGCTGATGCGTCAGTGCTGGCGGGACCGTCCCTATGAGCGACCTCCGTTTGCCCAGATTGCACTGCAGTTGGGCCGAATGCTGGAAGCCAGGAAG GCCTATGTGAACATGTCACTGTTTGAGAACTTCACTTACGCGGGCATCGACGCTACGGCTGAGGAGGCCTGA